A genomic region of Rhipicephalus sanguineus isolate Rsan-2018 chromosome 1, BIME_Rsan_1.4, whole genome shotgun sequence contains the following coding sequences:
- the LOC119405274 gene encoding MAPK-interacting and spindle-stabilizing protein-like, whose amino-acid sequence MKFLLVIALLGVASAHPGVRRRREAYLLPDGAEILVGSVKTTFKCPGDGYYADMDNDCKVFHVCHDVLGPEGAVGHEMQHFSFLCGNQTVFNQLSLTCAYEEDSVPCQNAKDFYYLNANIGDPTAEFLSDNDIQRAVPLVPTLQAHAAAAALTAGPAQGPAGPAPGPSGPLRAPPTPGPSGPLRGPPATGPSGTLRAPLAPGQSGPLRAPPAGPQGRTPARGLGRGAAASEVQEVTVTAPPTTTAPAPSTTLKEE is encoded by the exons ATGAAATTTCTTCTGGTCATTG CGCTACTCGGCGTTGCCTCGGCGCACCCTGGCGTGAGG CGTCGCCGTGAGGCGTACTTGCTGCCCGATGGCGCGGAGATCCTGGTAGGCAGCGTCAAGACGACGTTCAAGTGCCCCGGCGATGGCTACTACGCGGACATGGACAACGACTGCAAGGTGTTTCACGTCTGCCACGACGTTCTGGGCCCGGAGGGTGCCGTTGGTCATGAGATGCAGCACTTCAGCTTCCTGTGTGGCAACCAGACCGTGTTCAACCAACTGAGCCTGACCTGCGCATACGAGGAGGACTCGGTACCCTGTCAGAACGCCAAGGACTTCTACTACCTGAACGCCAACATCGGTGACCCCACCGCAGAGTTCTTGAGCGACAACGACATCCAGCGCGCAGTGCCGCTGGTGCCGACGCTCCAGGCGCATGCGGCGGCTGCTGCCCTGACGGCCGGTCCCGCCCAAGGACCGGCCGGTCCTGCTCCTGGTCCGAGCGGTCCCCTCAGGGCGCCTCCTACTCCTGGTCCGAGCGGTCCCCTCAGGGGGCCTCCTGCTACTGGTCCGAGCGGTACCCTCAGGGCGCCTCTTGCTCCAGGTCAGAGCGGTCCCCTTAGAGCGCCTCCTGCTGGGCCCCAGGGTAGGACACCTGCCAGGGGTCTGGGGCGCGGTGCGGCTGCGTCCGAAGTCCAGGAAGTAACGGTCACAGCACCGCCGACCACAACGGCGCCAGCGCCGAGCACGACACTCAAGGAGGAGTAG